One stretch of Akkermansia sp. RCC_12PD DNA includes these proteins:
- a CDS encoding efflux RND transporter periplasmic adaptor subunit, with product MDLTRLTGSISVFAAFLSLTCLLLPGCKKAERQAPEMPTLTYEHPVAMDIPVKGSWVGHLDGVDNASIVPQVTGYLQTQNYSNGAVVKKGEVLFRIDDTVFKDQVTKAQATLEQSQAQLQQLNYDLQIYKPLAAENAISKQKYEDTRLSAIAAEAQVREATAALELAKKNLSYTILYAPFDGIAGISKTNIGDLVSPESGALAIVSSVDPIRVNFAVTQQEWIQQAGKNGDEGIRTDSKLDITLKDGSTYPEQATVVAIDRAFNPQTGTIRVQANLPNRDYLLRPGMFIIATAQLATVKNALTVPAKAILSTQGRFFVVTLDENNRPSIVPVQAGAQIGERQQVTPLKPDSLTPQSKVVVDGLLQAEAATRNPDARLKAVPASNQ from the coding sequence CCCTGACCTGCCTGCTCCTTCCCGGCTGTAAAAAAGCGGAACGGCAGGCTCCTGAAATGCCCACGCTTACGTATGAACATCCGGTCGCGATGGACATTCCCGTCAAGGGAAGCTGGGTGGGCCATCTGGACGGGGTGGACAACGCCTCCATCGTGCCGCAGGTAACGGGCTACCTGCAAACGCAGAACTATTCCAACGGCGCCGTCGTGAAAAAGGGGGAAGTCCTCTTCCGGATTGACGATACCGTTTTCAAGGACCAGGTAACCAAGGCCCAGGCCACGCTGGAACAGTCGCAGGCCCAGTTGCAGCAGTTGAATTACGACTTGCAGATTTACAAGCCGCTGGCGGCGGAAAACGCCATCTCCAAACAAAAATATGAAGACACGCGCCTGTCCGCCATCGCTGCGGAAGCCCAGGTCAGGGAGGCCACGGCTGCACTGGAACTGGCCAAAAAGAACCTTTCCTACACCATCCTGTACGCCCCCTTTGACGGAATCGCCGGCATCTCCAAGACGAACATAGGCGACCTGGTCAGTCCGGAAAGCGGCGCCCTGGCTATCGTCTCCTCCGTGGACCCCATCCGCGTCAACTTTGCCGTCACCCAGCAGGAATGGATTCAGCAGGCGGGAAAAAACGGGGATGAAGGCATCCGCACGGACAGCAAGCTGGATATCACGCTCAAGGACGGCAGCACCTACCCGGAACAAGCCACCGTCGTAGCCATTGACCGGGCATTCAACCCCCAGACGGGAACGATCCGCGTGCAGGCCAACCTTCCCAACAGGGACTACCTGCTGAGGCCCGGCATGTTTATCATCGCCACGGCGCAGCTCGCCACCGTTAAAAATGCGCTGACGGTGCCCGCCAAGGCCATTCTTTCCACGCAGGGCCGCTTCTTCGTGGTCACACTGGATGAAAACAACCGTCCCTCCATCGTCCCCGTACAGGCCGGGGCCCAGATCGGGGAACGGCAGCAGGTCACTCCCCTGAAGCCGGACTCCCTCACCCCGCAGAGCAAAGTAGTCGTGGACGGCCTTCTCCAGGCGGAGGCGGCCACCCGGAATCCGGACGCCCGCCTGAAAGCGGTCCCTGCCTCCAACCAATAA